One segment of Pseudodesulfovibrio sp. 5S69 DNA contains the following:
- a CDS encoding XrtA system polysaccharide chain length determinant, translating into MTDNKFDTSGPDASFDIMRYVHLVGERKGLFVFIALTVMFAAVVTSYVLPKKYEAKSIVFIEENVISDLVKGIAVTPSMDTKIKAIKVTMLSRNMLSKVIQGLDLDVSLKNKVSLDGLIASLRGRIRIGLDERRGVFDIRFADTDPVLARDVVNTLTRVYIEDSVSNKRKESFEATRFLAEQIDVFKKRIDEARKNIEDFKVASGKVLATNEYTVRREIERGEDEIKAIDIQMNSQEASRKVLLTNSPSRTRLRKQEQALNDMLARYTENHPQVKQLESAIAETKRQIAHNGEEELSLIYSSPEYQHIKVQIKALKAQKKNIEEEIAANKALLDQLPKAQAQLQELQRKEQNEVIIYEKLVSRYGQSEVSKEMELQDKAVSFRVLDPAVVPTIPASPNRPLIMLAGMAAGVGIAFGVIFLMDLIDPSIKNVDDLRAFGIPVLAVIPKLKNVEEERKISRRNLRIYLIGAVGFLIVLAFFGTEFLSLGIVDKLIEKGAAVVQQWRI; encoded by the coding sequence ATGACGGACAACAAATTCGATACGTCGGGGCCTGACGCCTCATTCGACATCATGCGCTACGTCCACCTGGTGGGCGAGCGCAAGGGATTGTTTGTATTCATCGCCTTGACGGTCATGTTCGCGGCCGTCGTCACGAGCTACGTCCTGCCCAAGAAGTACGAGGCCAAGAGTATCGTCTTCATCGAAGAAAACGTCATCAGCGACCTGGTCAAGGGTATCGCGGTCACGCCGTCCATGGACACCAAGATCAAGGCCATCAAGGTGACCATGCTCAGCCGCAACATGCTCTCCAAGGTCATCCAAGGGCTGGACCTCGATGTGAGCCTCAAGAACAAAGTCTCCCTGGATGGGCTGATCGCGAGTCTGCGCGGGCGGATTCGAATCGGACTGGACGAGAGGCGCGGGGTGTTCGACATCCGTTTCGCGGATACCGACCCGGTGCTCGCACGGGACGTGGTCAATACCCTGACCCGCGTCTATATTGAGGACAGCGTGTCCAACAAGCGCAAGGAGTCCTTCGAAGCAACCCGCTTCCTGGCCGAGCAGATCGACGTTTTTAAAAAGCGCATCGACGAGGCAAGGAAGAATATCGAGGACTTCAAGGTGGCTTCGGGCAAGGTGCTGGCCACCAACGAATACACGGTCAGGCGCGAGATCGAGAGAGGAGAGGATGAGATCAAGGCCATAGATATTCAAATGAACTCTCAGGAGGCCTCACGCAAGGTGTTGTTGACCAATTCACCTTCCCGAACTCGCCTGAGGAAACAGGAACAGGCCTTGAATGATATGCTTGCCCGCTACACCGAAAATCATCCGCAGGTGAAACAGTTGGAGAGCGCCATTGCCGAGACCAAGCGGCAGATAGCGCACAACGGCGAGGAGGAGTTGTCCCTCATCTACAGCTCGCCGGAATACCAGCATATTAAAGTTCAGATAAAGGCCCTGAAGGCCCAGAAGAAAAATATCGAAGAGGAGATCGCGGCAAACAAGGCCCTCCTGGATCAGCTGCCCAAGGCTCAGGCCCAGTTGCAGGAGCTTCAGCGCAAGGAGCAGAACGAGGTCATCATCTACGAGAAGCTGGTCTCCCGCTATGGGCAGTCCGAGGTCTCCAAGGAGATGGAACTGCAGGACAAGGCGGTCTCCTTCCGGGTGCTCGACCCGGCGGTGGTCCCGACCATCCCGGCCAGCCCCAACCGTCCCCTGATCATGCTCGCGGGCATGGCCGCCGGGGTGGGCATCGCTTTCGGGGTGATTTTCCTTATGGATCTCATCGATCCGTCCATCAAGAACGTGGATGATTTGCGCGCGTTCGGCATCCCGGTGCTCGCGGTCATCCCCAAGCTCAAGAACGTCGAGGAGGAACGAAAGATCTCCCGGCGCAATCTTCGAATTTATCTTATCGGTGCCGTGGGCTTTCTGATTGTCCTGGCTTTCTTCGGCACGGAGTTTCTGAGCCTGGGTATTGTCGACAAGTTGATCGAGAAAGGCGCGGCCGTCGTGCAGCAATGGAGGATATAA
- a CDS encoding polysaccharide biosynthesis/export family protein — MKKLLLVLLVVLCLPVLAHAEDYVVGEGDTLSVHVWGEDELKSTVIVRPDGKMSMPGIDDIMAAGKTVPELKKEVTVQLSKLVKSPIVSISLLKSVNSRVFVVGGGVQPQVYDMPQRTTLLHVLASVGSLDAADLTKAYVYREGKKVMSDFSGLFSKGEFDKDIQLEPGDMIFLPVKYERNVFVIGAVNQPKAIFFHEGFTVLDALLQAGSFSKYADEDEVLIIRKDGDKKITIPVKTKDLIKKGDLSQNVLLQAGDYIVASESFF; from the coding sequence GTGAAAAAATTGTTGCTGGTGTTGCTGGTCGTATTGTGTTTGCCCGTCCTGGCCCATGCGGAGGATTACGTCGTGGGTGAAGGAGACACTCTGTCCGTACACGTGTGGGGCGAGGATGAACTCAAGTCCACCGTCATCGTCCGTCCCGACGGAAAGATGTCCATGCCGGGCATCGATGACATCATGGCCGCAGGCAAGACCGTGCCCGAGTTGAAAAAGGAAGTCACTGTACAGCTTTCCAAACTGGTCAAGAGTCCCATCGTCAGCATCTCCCTGCTCAAGAGCGTCAACAGCCGCGTCTTCGTGGTGGGCGGCGGCGTCCAGCCGCAGGTGTACGACATGCCGCAGCGCACTACCCTGCTGCACGTGCTCGCCTCGGTGGGCTCCCTGGATGCGGCAGATTTGACCAAGGCCTATGTCTATCGCGAGGGGAAAAAGGTTATGTCCGATTTTTCCGGACTGTTCAGCAAGGGTGAATTCGACAAGGATATTCAACTCGAACCCGGGGACATGATTTTTCTGCCGGTGAAATATGAGCGCAATGTTTTTGTCATCGGCGCGGTGAATCAGCCTAAGGCGATCTTTTTCCATGAGGGTTTCACCGTCCTGGACGCCCTGCTCCAGGCGGGCAGTTTCAGCAAATACGCGGATGAGGACGAGGTCCTGATCATCCGCAAGGACGGCGACAAGAAGATCACCATTCCCGTCAAGACCAAGGACCTGATCAAAAAAGGTGATCTGAGCCAGAATGTCCTGCTCCAGGCGGGCGACTATATCGTCGCCAGTGAAAGCTTCTTCTAG